A window from Triplophysa dalaica isolate WHDGS20190420 chromosome 3, ASM1584641v1, whole genome shotgun sequence encodes these proteins:
- the pth1r gene encoding parathyroid hormone/parathyroid hormone-related peptide receptor translates to MGATLVVHTLGFLICGTLLSFVYGLVDADDVLTKEEQINLLFNAKRKCERTIKSKHKTPEGYCLPEWDGIVCWPEGAPGRTVSTSCPVYIYDFNHKGHAYRQCDTNGSWELAASNNRTWANYSECAKFLANYNQNQEREVFDRLYLIYTVGYSISLGSLMVATVILGYFRRLHCTRNYIHMHLFVSFMLRAISIFVKDVVLYSGAALEEMERITVEDLKSITEAPPANKNQFIGCKVAVTLFLYFLATNYYWILVEGLYLHSLIFMTFFSDRKYLWGFTLIGWGVPAMFVAVWASVRATLADTECWDLSAGNLKWIVQIPILTAIVINFLLFLNIIRVLATKLRETNAGRCDTRQQYRKLLKSTLVLMPLFGVHYIVFMAMPYTEVSGVPWQIQMHYEMLFNSFQGFFVAIIYCFCNGEVQAEIKKSWSRRTLALDFKRKARSGSNTYSYGPMVSHTSVTNVTARGPLALHLTTRLGPVTINGHRNLPGYVKNGSVSENSIPSSGQELHIQEEEPSKNFQEEKTTPVVEEERETVM, encoded by the exons GTTGATGCTGATGATGTCCTTACAAAAGAGGAGCAAATCAATCTTCTTTTTAACGCCAAGCGGAAATGTGAACGAACGATCAAGTCCAAACATAAAACCCCTG AGGGTTACTGCCTACCGGAGTGGGACGGCATCGTCTGCTGGCCCGAGGGAGCTCCTGGAAGAACGGTGTCCACTTCCTGCCCGGTGTACATCTATGACTTCAACCACAAAG GACATGCCTACCGTCAGTGTGACACCAATGGCTCTTGGGAGCTGGCTGCTAGTAACAACAGGACCTGGGCTAATTACAGCGAGTGTGCCAAATTCCTCGCAAATTACAACCAGAACCAAGAGAGG GAGGTTTTTGATCGGCTTTACCTGATCTACACAGTGGGCTACTCCATCTCGCTGGGATCACTTATGGTAGCGACGGTCATCCTCGGATACTTTCG cCGACTGCACTGTACCAGGAACTACATTCATATGCACCTGTTTGTGTCATTCATGCTGAGAGCCATTAGCATCTTTGTGAAAGACGTGGTGTTGTACTCAGGCGCCGCGCTGGAGGAAATGGAACGGATCACTGTGGAGGATCTCAAGTCCATCACCGAAGCACCTCCTGCTAACAAAAACCAGTTT ATCGGCTGCAAGGTGGCTGTGACCCTCTTCTTGTACTTCCTGGCCACTAATTACTATTGGATCCTGGTGGAAGGCCTGTATCTCCACAGCCTTATTTTCATGACCTTCTTCTCAGACAGGAAATATCTCTGGGGCTTCACTCTGATTGGCTGGG GTGTTCCAGCGATGTTTGTGGCTGTCTGGGCCAGCGTCAGGGCCACACTTGCTGACACTGA GTGTTGGGATTTAAGCGCAGGAAACTTAAAATGGATCGTGCAGATCCCCATTCTCACAGCAATTGTT ATAAATTTTTTGCTGTTCCTGAATATCATACGAGTTTTGGCAACAAAACTTAGAGAAACAAATGCAGGGAGATGTGACACCAGACAACAGTACAG AAAGCTGTTAAAATCAACCCTTGTCCTGATGCCATTGTTTGGAGTTCACTACATAGTGTTCATGGCGATGCCCTATACAGAAGTTTCTGGAGTGCCGTGGCAAATCCAAATGCATTATGAGATGCTTTTTAACTCTTTCCAG GGATTCTTTGTTGCAATCATATATTGCTTCTGCAATGGAGAG GTCCAAGCTGAAATCAAGAAGTCATGGAGTAGAAGGACACTTGCTCTGGACTTCAAAAGGAAAGCTCGTAGTGGCAGTAACACGTACAGCTATGGACCCATGGTGTCCCACACCAGCGTCACCAATGTGACCGCACGAGGCCCCCTGGCCCTGCACCTGACCACACGCCTGGGGCCAGTCACCATCAACGGCCATCGGAACCTTCCAGGTTACGTAAAGAACGGCTCCGTCTCAGAGAACTCCATCCCGTCCTCGGGTCAGGAGCTTCATATACAGGAGGAAGAACCTTCGAAGAACTTCCAAGAAGAAAAAACGACCCCGGTGGTGGAGGAGGAAAGGGAAACAGTCATGTGA